From one Streptomyces sp. Q6 genomic stretch:
- a CDS encoding aldo/keto reductase: MNSTQRTPQPGERQRISTVELGSNGPVVGIQGLGCMGMSWAYGPTDADEARATLERALELGVTLYDTADAYAAGENEKFLAPFVKAHRDEIVLATKFAIGLDPSDPYKRVISNDPAYIRTCIDASLQRLGVDSVDLYYMHRRDPKVPIEETVGVMAELVAAGKVKHLGLSEVTADELRAAHAVHPIAAVQSEWSLFSRDIERAVVPTAAELGVALVPYSPLGRGFLTGSFVSADKELADDDFRRQQPRFTGDNAAANAALLEPVRQVADAHGASLGQIALAWVQRQAQAFGLAVVPIPGTRKRTRIEENTAATHVVLADEELTLLEPIASQVSGDRYADMSFTSAGREQ; this comes from the coding sequence ATGAACAGCACGCAACGGACGCCGCAGCCGGGCGAGCGGCAGCGCATCTCCACTGTTGAGTTGGGAAGCAACGGGCCCGTGGTGGGCATTCAGGGCCTCGGCTGCATGGGGATGAGCTGGGCCTACGGACCGACGGACGCCGACGAGGCCAGGGCCACCCTGGAGCGGGCCCTGGAACTCGGCGTCACCCTGTACGACACCGCCGACGCCTACGCCGCCGGTGAGAACGAGAAGTTTCTTGCTCCTTTCGTCAAGGCGCACCGTGACGAGATCGTCCTGGCCACCAAGTTCGCCATCGGGCTCGACCCGAGCGACCCGTACAAGCGCGTCATCAGCAACGACCCCGCCTACATTCGGACCTGCATCGACGCCAGCCTCCAGCGGCTGGGCGTCGACTCGGTCGACCTGTACTACATGCACCGCCGTGACCCGAAGGTCCCCATCGAGGAGACGGTCGGCGTGATGGCCGAACTCGTCGCCGCCGGCAAGGTCAAGCACCTCGGCCTCAGCGAGGTCACCGCCGACGAACTCCGCGCCGCCCACGCCGTCCACCCCATCGCGGCGGTCCAGTCCGAGTGGTCGCTGTTCAGCCGTGACATCGAACGCGCGGTGGTGCCCACGGCCGCCGAACTCGGCGTCGCCCTCGTTCCGTACTCCCCTCTCGGTCGTGGTTTCCTCACGGGCTCCTTCGTCAGCGCCGACAAGGAGCTCGCTGACGACGACTTCCGCCGCCAGCAGCCCCGGTTCACCGGGGACAACGCCGCCGCCAACGCGGCCCTGCTCGAACCGGTCCGCCAGGTCGCCGACGCCCATGGCGCCTCCCTCGGCCAGATCGCACTGGCCTGGGTGCAGCGGCAGGCGCAGGCGTTCGGCCTCGCCGTCGTCCCCATCCCCGGCACTCGCAAGCGCACCCGGATCGAGGAGAACACCGCGGCGACCCATGTCGTCCTCGCCGACGAGGAGTTGACGCTGCTGGAGCCGATCGCCTCACAGGTGTCCGGCGACCGCTACGCCGACATGAGCTTCACCTCGGCGGGCCGCGAACAGTAG
- a CDS encoding MerR family transcriptional regulator: protein MTVMETTPAPARTKVDACSAAPEAHPRPDGQDRYTISEVVAFTGLTAHTLRWYERIGLMPDVDRSHTGQRRYTNRDLDWLAFVGKLRLTGMPVAHMVRYAELVRLGEHTFEERKELLESTRRDVLNRMAELQDTLAVLDHKINFYAGARQAPERA from the coding sequence ATGACGGTGATGGAGACCACGCCCGCACCTGCCCGGACCAAGGTCGACGCCTGCTCCGCCGCGCCCGAAGCGCACCCGCGTCCGGACGGCCAGGACCGCTACACCATCAGCGAGGTCGTCGCCTTCACCGGGCTGACCGCGCACACCTTGCGCTGGTACGAGCGGATCGGCCTGATGCCCGACGTCGACCGCTCGCACACCGGCCAGCGCCGCTACACCAACCGTGATCTGGACTGGCTCGCCTTCGTCGGCAAGCTGCGGCTCACCGGGATGCCGGTGGCCCACATGGTCCGCTACGCCGAACTCGTGCGCCTGGGCGAGCACACCTTCGAGGAGCGCAAAGAACTCCTCGAGTCGACCCGCCGCGACGTCCTGAACCGGATGGCCGAACTCCAGGACACTCTGGCCGTGCTCGATCACAAGATCAATTTCTATGCGGGCGCCCGCCAGGCGCCTGAGAGGGCGTGA
- a CDS encoding GNAT family N-acetyltransferase, with product MTPVRRAVPGDADELVRLRKIMLDSMSPSADVAWQPATADALRRHLADPAGELTAFVVDDPDVPGSLAACATGALHHGLGSPGNPLGTSGHVFNVCTGPGHRRRGYSRACMEALLDWFRERGVRWIDLHATEAGEPLYASLGFARTPAPSMRLTL from the coding sequence ATGACTCCCGTACGCCGTGCCGTCCCCGGGGACGCCGACGAGCTGGTCCGGCTGCGCAAGATCATGCTGGACTCCATGAGCCCGAGCGCCGATGTGGCCTGGCAGCCGGCCACGGCCGATGCCCTGCGCCGCCATCTCGCCGATCCGGCGGGCGAGTTGACGGCTTTCGTGGTCGACGATCCGGACGTCCCCGGAAGTCTCGCCGCGTGCGCGACGGGGGCGCTCCACCACGGCCTGGGCAGCCCGGGCAACCCCCTCGGCACGTCCGGGCACGTCTTCAACGTGTGCACCGGGCCGGGGCATCGGCGCCGGGGCTATTCGCGGGCGTGCATGGAGGCGCTCCTCGACTGGTTCCGGGAGCGCGGCGTCCGCTGGATCGATCTGCACGCGACGGAGGCGGGCGAGCCGCTGTACGCCTCCCTCGGGTTCGCCCGCACCCCCGCGCCCTCGATGAGGCTGACGCTCTAG
- a CDS encoding serine hydrolase domain-containing protein, whose translation MQSLAMIENWPVPTAAAAVVRADGTVLGTRGPTAHRFPLASVTKPLAAYAALVAYEEGAIELDESAGPAGSTVRHLLAHTSGLAFDEHRTTSEPGARRLYSNAGFEVLGDHIAKATDIPFAEYLRQAVFEPLGMAATTLDGSPAKDGVSTVDDLVRFAAEVQAPRLLDPRTVAEAMTVQYPGTKGVLPGYGHQNPNDWGLGFEIRDHKSPHWTGGSSSPRTFGHFGQSGTFLWVDPDAGVACVALTDRAFGPWAAEVWPPFTDAVRAEV comes from the coding sequence ATGCAGAGCCTCGCGATGATCGAGAACTGGCCGGTACCGACCGCCGCAGCAGCCGTCGTCCGTGCGGACGGCACGGTCCTGGGGACGCGGGGACCCACGGCGCACCGCTTCCCGTTGGCCTCGGTCACCAAGCCGCTCGCGGCGTACGCGGCGCTCGTCGCGTACGAGGAGGGTGCCATCGAACTCGACGAGTCGGCCGGACCGGCGGGTTCCACAGTGCGGCACCTGCTGGCCCACACCAGTGGTCTCGCCTTCGACGAGCACCGGACGACGTCCGAGCCGGGGGCGCGCCGGCTGTACTCGAACGCCGGCTTCGAGGTGCTCGGGGACCACATCGCGAAGGCGACCGACATCCCGTTCGCCGAGTATCTGCGCCAGGCCGTGTTCGAGCCGCTCGGGATGGCCGCGACCACGCTGGACGGCTCGCCCGCCAAGGACGGGGTGTCCACGGTGGACGACCTGGTGCGGTTCGCCGCGGAGGTGCAGGCACCGCGACTGCTCGACCCGCGGACCGTGGCCGAGGCGATGACGGTGCAGTACCCGGGCACGAAGGGGGTGCTGCCGGGGTACGGGCATCAGAACCCGAACGACTGGGGGCTCGGCTTCGAGATCCGGGACCACAAGTCGCCGCACTGGACGGGCGGTTCGTCGTCGCCGCGGACGTTCGGGCACTTCGGGCAGTCCGGCACGTTCCTGTGGGTGGACCCGGACGCGGGAGTGGCCTGCGTGGCCCTGACGGACCGGGCGTTCGGGCCGTGGGCGGCCGAGGTGTGGCCGCCGTTCACCGACGCGGTGCGCGCCGAGGTCTGA
- a CDS encoding pirin family protein: MYRVIDVRRSGDRYPGGEPEAGIESLHAFSFGPHYDPDNLRFGAILACNEEHLAPGAGFDEHPHSHTEIITWVVTGELTHRDSAGHESVVRPGDVQRLSSGGGVRHTERNDSTEPLTFLQMWLAPIDPGGDPLYEVVHGIADSTPYDVPAAGAMLHVRRLTGGERTALPVAPYVYLHVVRGEVRLGDARLGPGDAARITDEANLEASTTEEAHLLIWEMSR, from the coding sequence GTGTACCGGGTGATTGATGTACGTCGCTCCGGCGACCGCTATCCCGGGGGCGAACCCGAGGCAGGGATCGAGTCCCTCCACGCCTTCTCCTTCGGCCCGCACTACGACCCGGACAACCTGCGCTTCGGCGCGATCCTCGCCTGCAACGAGGAGCACCTGGCCCCGGGCGCCGGCTTCGACGAGCACCCGCACAGCCACACCGAGATCATCACGTGGGTCGTCACCGGCGAACTCACCCACCGCGACTCCGCCGGCCACGAGTCCGTGGTGCGGCCCGGCGACGTCCAGCGCCTCAGCTCCGGCGGCGGCGTCCGGCACACCGAGCGCAACGACAGCACCGAGCCCCTCACCTTCCTCCAGATGTGGCTGGCCCCCATCGACCCGGGCGGCGATCCGCTGTACGAAGTGGTGCACGGCATCGCCGACTCGACCCCGTACGACGTCCCCGCCGCGGGCGCGATGCTCCACGTCCGCCGCCTGACCGGAGGTGAGCGCACGGCGCTGCCGGTGGCGCCGTACGTCTACCTGCACGTCGTGCGGGGTGAAGTGCGCTTGGGCGACGCGCGATTGGGGCCGGGCGACGCCGCCCGCATCACGGACGAGGCGAACCTGGAGGCATCGACCACGGAGGAAGCCCACCTGCTCATCTGGGAGATGAGCAGGTGA